The sequence below is a genomic window from Phoenix dactylifera cultivar Barhee BC4 chromosome 16, palm_55x_up_171113_PBpolish2nd_filt_p, whole genome shotgun sequence.
GAAAAGTACAAAGTTATCAATTGAAGAATTGTACTGTGAAACGATAATTTTGTTAAATAGCACTGTTATTCCTATTATTTCCCATTGCAATGGCTAATAACTGCCATTGTCAATTAACAGTCACAATTTTACTCTAGAAATCATGCAGTCAATATCTGGATGAGTAACTACTTTCTATTTCTAGATTGGATCTAGTCTAATGAGAACTCTTGTGAAGAACCTTTCCCACTCATAGATAATTTGCTTCTATCAAATCCAAATAAGATCtcatttcttccttttctcttccttttgtaATTTTTTAGCCAAGTTGAACAATCAATGCCCTCTCATGTTTTTCCCTGATCTTTTTTGTTTTGACAGCATGCCTTTTCATTATCATGATCCAATAACATATCATGTGATTCAGTAATTCATGGTTGATTTGTTGTTACTAGACCCAATTGAAATTAGTTTTCTTACATTATATTGCTTGCATCTTAGCTTTTGTGTTACCTTTCAGATGGTTGAAGCAATTGGTACCTGAGCTGTTTAGCAATGGACAACTTGGATGGGGGCATTGATAGAATAAGTGAATTACCTGATTCTATTCTCCATCACATCTTATCTTTGAGAACCACAAAAGACGCTGGAAGAACCAGTGTTCTATCGAAACGATGGAGGTACCTATGGGTTTCTGTGCCTACTTTATACTTCAATCAAGAACAATTCCCTGTCAACTTTCAGGAACATGTGGACACTGTGCTGCTCCTCCGTCAAGATGAATCAAATATATTGCAGTATCGTCTGGTGATTTCAGATCACATGGATCATGCTGTTTTACGTAGATGGTTGCAGTATGCAACAAAGAGAAATGTTCATGAGCTTGACTTCGAGCTTCTTGCAACTTGTGAGTTTGATTGTTGTTGGACCGTGCCCCATTGCCTTTTAACGTGCCAATCGTTGCAGAAACTGAAGTTGGCCCTCCCCCGATGGCAACTTGTGTTAGGTGATTCTGTTGATCTTAGTAGGCTTACAACTATGCACCTCAAAGGTGTTATTTCTTCTTCAAACTCGTTGAGTAGACTAGTTTCAAGCTGTCCTCTCCTTGAGGAACTGTGCTTGGAAGATTGCAACTTCAAGGTTTTGACAATTTCTGCAAATGAGCTCAAGAGACTGACTATAGCTCGCTGCATTTTTGATACCTTCAACAGAATAGAGATCTGCACCCCCAAACTATTGTCACTCAACTACTCTTCAGGAAAAGCACAAGGATGTTATCTTCATGACATTTCCACTTTAGTCGATGCAAGCTTAATGCTTTTTAATCTAGAGTATTCAGGATTGCAATCTAGTAAAAGATGGAGTATTGATGAAACTTTGCGAGGTCTTTCTAGTGTGAAGTCCCTGACCCTCACATACTTGGGTGCTAAAGTATGCTTCTATCCTCCTATTTAGAAGTTTTATTAATGTCTTTTCAAATTGATTGATGAATTTGTAGTGCTATTTTTAGATGTTTTCTTTTAAGACTGAAGTTCTGAATAGTAAGCTATTACTCACTTTAATCTCTTCACATTTGaatatttttcctttcagcATCTCTCCTTAGAGGGACATTTACTCGGTCGTCTGCCCATGTTTCATAATATGAAATACTTGAAGTTGAATTTGGTGCTCACCGGTGCTCACCTGCAGGCAATATCGTACATGCTCACGCACATGCCTAATCTTGATACTTTGGTGATACGTAATGAAGTGGtaatagcattttttttttacagttTTAATAATCACTAAATTTCTTGCACTAATCATCTTTCTTTAAGCATATAACAGACAATGGGTTTTTGTACCATTTACTTCTTTCTTCATTTCATACAGTTTTCCTTGCGTCCCATGCGCGAAGAAAAGATCAGTTGTTGGACATCAGCAAATCATGGCATCAGGCAGATCGAGTTGCAGAACTTTGAATCAAATGAGCAAGAGCGGCAGTTCATTAGTGTTTTAAAGACCGCGCTAACTTGCAATGAAGCATCAAGTTCTCTTTGCTTGATCACTGAAAGGGGCATTGGTGAATCAATTTCTCCTGCCTTGACCAGGGGAAACGGCACTGGAGCATCAACTTCTCTTGCCTTGGCCTGTGGAGGCACTGGAGCATCAACTTCTCATGCCTTTACTATAGGAAGGGACAGTCAGCCATCTACCAATCTGGCCTTTCCTGTGGACAGTGAACCATCAACTAATCTTTCGCCTTCCCCTTTCCCTTCCCCTTCCATGGGAAGGGACAGTGAACCATCAACTGATATTGCCTTGTCCATGGGAAGGGACGGTGAACCGTCCACCTCTCTTGCCTTGACCATGGAAAGGAGGGTAGGGACACCTCTCTTGCCTTGACCATGgaaaggaggagggaaggaggaagggacagTGAACCATCGGCGAGTCTTCTCTTGTGAAGGATCCTACAGTCGGCGACTGGAATAGGAATTTTAGGTTCATCATCATCTAAACGTTGTCCGGTGCTTCTTACTTTCTGTTCTTTTTAAACTCAGTGCTGGTTATGAACTTGCGCTTAGCGAGGCAAAATTTCACAGTGTGATGTGTTGGTATGTTTGGCTTGATAAATGAGTGCTTTTTTAGTCATAAATCGAAAAAAGGTTTCATTTTTGTGGAGCTAACATGGCTGGCTACTAGTATAGCC
It includes:
- the LOC103711429 gene encoding F-box protein At4g22280 isoform X2, which translates into the protein MDNLDGGIDRISELPDSILHHILSLRTTKDAGRTSVLSKRWRYLWVSVPTLYFNQEQFPVNFQEHVDTVLLLRQDESNILQYRLVISDHMDHAVLRRWLQYATKRNVHELDFELLATCEFDCCWTVPHCLLTCQSLQKLKLALPRWQLVLGDSVDLSRLTTMHLKGVISSSNSLSRLVSSCPLLEELCLEDCNFKVLTISANELKRLTIARCIFDTFNRIEICTPKLLSLNYSSGKAQGCYLHDISTLVDASLMLFNLEYSGLQSSKRWSIDETLRGLSSVKSLTLTYLGAKAISYMLTHMPNLDTLVIRNEVFSLRPMREEKISCWTSANHGIRQIELQNFESNEQERQFISVLKTALTCNEASSSLCLITERGIGESISPALTRGNGTGASTSLALACGGTGASTSHAFTIGRDSQPSTNLAFPVDSEPSTNLSPSPFPSPSMGRDSEPSTDIALSMGRDGEPSTSLALTMERRVGTPLLP
- the LOC103711429 gene encoding F-box/LRR-repeat protein At4g14103 isoform X1, coding for MDNLDGGIDRISELPDSILHHILSLRTTKDAGRTSVLSKRWRYLWVSVPTLYFNQEQFPVNFQEHVDTVLLLRQDESNILQYRLVISDHMDHAVLRRWLQYATKRNVHELDFELLATCEFDCCWTVPHCLLTCQSLQKLKLALPRWQLVLGDSVDLSRLTTMHLKGVISSSNSLSRLVSSCPLLEELCLEDCNFKVLTISANELKRLTIARCIFDTFNRIEICTPKLLSLNYSSGKAQGCYLHDISTLVDASLMLFNLEYSGLQSSKRWSIDETLRGLSSVKSLTLTYLGAKHLSLEGHLLGRLPMFHNMKYLKLNLVLTGAHLQAISYMLTHMPNLDTLVIRNEVFSLRPMREEKISCWTSANHGIRQIELQNFESNEQERQFISVLKTALTCNEASSSLCLITERGIGESISPALTRGNGTGASTSLALACGGTGASTSHAFTIGRDSQPSTNLAFPVDSEPSTNLSPSPFPSPSMGRDSEPSTDIALSMGRDGEPSTSLALTMERRVGTPLLP